A genomic segment from Diospyros lotus cultivar Yz01 chromosome 5, ASM1463336v1, whole genome shotgun sequence encodes:
- the LOC127801740 gene encoding annexin D4-like: MAASHEIESLAKAFSGFGVDEKYLISTLGKWRADQAEAFRQEAPFFAKDERNFERWNEHVVEQLKHEFLRFKSAVVLWTMHTWERDARLMKDAIIDGPKSYNVIVELACTRSSEQLLGTRRAYHSLFDRSLEEDVTSHLKTPERKLLVGLVCAYRYEGQRVHEDVAKSEAKTLVIAVKNADGKNPIEDEEVVRILSTRSKLHLGAVFNHYKEISGKGIDEDLVANSILLDTVQCLSTPYPYFVKVLSAAMNHGADENTKEGLTRVIVTQADADMKRIKKEYKKQNQLELYEKIEQITKGSFKDFLLALLARDSNEN; encoded by the exons ATGGCTGCCTCTCATGAGATTGAATCCCTCGCCAAGGCCTTCTCag GTTTTGGTGTGGACGAGAAGTACTTGATATCAACATTGGGGAAGTGGCGGGCGGACCAGGCGGAAGCCTTCCGTCAAGAAGCACCGTTCTTCGCAAAAGATGAACGTAATTTCGAGCGATGGAACGAGCACGTCGTCGAACAACTCAAGCACGAGTTCTTACGTTTTAAG AGTGCGGTGGTGCTGTGGACGATGCACACGTGGGAGAGGGACGCTCGGCTGATGAAGGACGCTATCATCGATGGTCCCAAATCATACAACGTTATAGTGGAGTTAGCCTGTACTCGATCCTCGGAACAGCTGTTGGGCACGAGAAGAGCCTATCACTCTCTCTTTGACCGCTCCCTTGAGGAAGACGTCACTTCTCACCTCAAAACCCCAGAACGCAAG CTGCTGGTAGGACTTGTTTGTGCCTACCGCTACGAAGGGCAACGAGTTCATGAAGACGTTGCAAAATCCGAGGCTAAGACGCTGGTTATTGCCGTTAAAAATGCCGACGGGAAGAACCCAATTGAGGATGAAGAGGTGGTGAGGATTCTATCAACGAGAAGCAAGCTCCATCTTGGGGCCGTGTTCAATCACTACAAGGAGATCTCCGGCAAGGGCATTGATGAG GATCTTGTAGCGAACTCAATCTTACTTGACACAGTGCAGTGCTTATCGACTCCTTATCCTTATTTCGTCAAG GTTTTGAGTGCAGCGATGAATCATGGTGCAGATGAGAACACCAAAGAGGGGTTGACTAGAGTAATAGTAACCCAAGCAGATGCCGATATGAAAAGGATCAAGAAAGAGTATAAAAAGCAAAATCAACTTGAGCTATATGAGAAGATTGAACAAATAACCAAAGGGAGCTTCAAGGATTTCTTGCTCGCGTTGCTTGCAAGAGATTCAAATGAGAATTGA